A section of the Humulus lupulus chromosome 2, drHumLupu1.1, whole genome shotgun sequence genome encodes:
- the LOC133818194 gene encoding zinc finger CCCH domain-containing protein 41, with protein MELKISSPKIVLSPSDCNSDPEEKEVSDDDDDDRNHKHRRRDARSQSLERDTLDQAFTKPFRKRNKTFQNGNNFRENDSQASAPWRNFNSNHHLEKDFSGKFDKRRPGHASLPRSALDVNQRIWPNQTFSGDPGLARGRGRDLGSWNQRDPRFSSDIASQVVQGSIPPSLFAGRGLPNVSNAQNASWNAFGLIPGIPNGGMDTIHSIGLQGPLRPPIHSSLSIGIPRQRCRDFEERGFCLRGDMCPMEHGVNRIVVEDVQSLSQFNLPVSLPSAHLLGTNSGAGPGSMPSIGASSLTSMNSKGLHINMSKPGFADDVLGLNGSFSGSSCVAGADLYDPDQPLWNNNGPETTNALLGINSPKIDETESLLNGDPSDNEFPVRSTGNAVGSHSTSVWGRIGGSKSRLDVKEKIDPPITSAADYIEGDSKEDKVASTGFQNSFRPGKRIIAEDAGPKPLDSSAKAQFDMRNNRKPPQKALRTLFVNGIPHKNNKREALLSHFQKFGEVIDIYIPLSSERAFVQFSKREEADAALNSPDAVMGNRFIKLFWANRDSIPDDSSGPGTSVSATPRGAVPPHSSVASSSKDSVQAAAPKSSLVHAHDTSVAAFDNPRPIVSNGSKATPPLHKKLETIEQLKIELRKKQEMLDQKRNDFRRKLDKLNKQATGTKGELDMEQPTKRPKVEIAADVAKAATPRSSDSAPVVISQHADTMSDKNKGENALSHCPKTNTVSDKNKGENAVSHTPKSNTTAVLQESMGSKQHPVRPFTPVGSPFLVNRYKLDNRPTAFRILPPLPTGFANVAVMREHFLPYGDISNVELEAVEACNGSSESELSKECSACISFIARRSAERAFTSGKSWQGHDLKFVWLPSSNPSNDQSGGRENSPSAASKEGGENATAGIVPQEVASSGSEEHENQEKKCVKNDAIQGEEECQASPMSDKEVT; from the exons atggagTTAAAAATTTCATCTCCAAAAATAGTTCTTTCTCCCTCTGATTGTAATAGTGATCCCGAGGAGAAAGAAGtcagtgatgatgatgatgatgaccgAAACCATAAGCATCGTAGGAGGGATGCTCGTTCTCAATCTTTGGAGAGAGACACACTTGATCAAGCTTTTACAAAGCCTTTTAGAAAGCGGAACAAGACTTTTCAAAATGGGAATAATTTCAGGGAAAATGATTCTCAAGCAAGTGCACCTTGGAGAAATTTCAACTCTAACCACCATCTTGAGAAAGACTTTTCTGGAAAATTTGATAAGAGGCGACCTGGCCACGCATCCTTGCCTAGATCAGCTTTGGATGTAAATCAAAGAATCTGGCCAAATCAAACTTTTTCAGGTGACCCCGGTCTTGCTAGGGGAAGAGGAAGGGATCTTGGATCATGGAACCAACGTGATCCTAGGTTCAGCTCAGATATTGCTTCTCAAGTGGTTCAAGGCTCTATTCCTCCTAGTCTATTTGCTGGAAGAGGGTTGCCAAATGTTTCAAATGCACAGAATGCATCTTGGAATGCATTTGGCTTAATTCCTGGAATACCAAATGGGGGCATGGATACAATTCATTCCATTGGTTTACAAGGTCCTCTTAGACCACCCATTCATTCTTCATTGAGTATTGGCATTCCTCGCCAAAGATGTCGAGACTTTGAGGAGCGTGGATTTTGTTTAAGAGGGGACATGTGCCCAATGGAGCATGGTGTCAATCGAATAGTTGTTGAAGATGTTCAG AGTCTTTCACAGTTTAACCTTCCCGTATCGCTTCCAAGTGCACATCTACTTGGAACGAACAGTGGAGCTGGGCCTGGGTCTATGCCATCTATTGGTGCCTCTTCGCTTACATCAATGAATAGTAAAGGGTTGCATATCAACATGAGTAAGCCTGGTTTTgctgatgatgttttggggttgAACGGCTCATTTTCTGGCTCTAGTTGTGTGGCTGGAGctgatttgtacgatcctgatCAACCCCTGTGGAATAATAACGGTCCTGAAACAACTAATGCACTTTTAGGTATAAATTCACCTAAGATTGATGAAACTGAATCTTTGTTAAATGGTGATCCTTCTGATAATGAATTCCCAGTAAGAAGCACCGGAAATGCTGTTGGATCACACAGTACATCAGTTTGGGGTAGAATTGGCGGTTCAAAAAGTAGATTAGATGTAAAGGAGAAGATTGATCCTCCAATAACTTCCGCCGCAGATTATATTGAGGGTGACAGCAAAGAAGATAAGGTGGCATCTACAGGGTTTCAAAATTCATTTCGCCCAGGAAAGCGGATTATTGCTGAGGATGCTGGTCCAAAACCTTTGGATTCATCTGCAAAGGCACAATTTGATATGCGAAATAATCGGAAACCACCTCAAAAAGCATTGCGTACTTTATTTGTCAATGGGATTCCTCATAAAAACAACAAAAGGGAGGCTCTTCTTTCTCATTTTCAGAAGTTTGGAGAGGTTATTGACATTTACATACCATTGAGTAGTGAGCGAGCTTTTGTCCAGTTTTCAAAGAGGGAAGAAGCTGACGCAGCTTTGAACTCACCTGATGCTGTAATGGGTAATCGCTTTATCAAGCTTTTTTGGGCAAATCGTGACAGTATTCCTGACGATAGTAGTGGCCCTGGCACTAGCGTTTCTGCAACACCCCGTGGTGCTGTTCCACCCCATTCATCTGTTGCAAGTAGTAGTAAAGACAGTGTCCAAGCCGCTGCACCAAAGAGTAGTTTGGTTCATGCTCACGATACTTCTGTAGCTGCCTTTGACAACCCGAGGCCCATCGTCTCAAATGGTTCCAAGGCTACACCTCCCTTACACAAGAAGCTAGAAACTATAGAGCAATTGAAGATAGAACTCCGCAAGAAGCAGGAAATGCTGGACCAGAAGCGAAATGATTTCCGCCGCAAGTTGGACAAACTCAACAAACAG GCTACAGGAACCAAGGGGGAGTTAGACATGGAACAGCCTACCAAGAGACCAAAAGTGGAGATAGCAGCTGATGTTGCCAAAGCTGCAACTCCAAGGTCTTCTGATTCTGCCCCTGTTGTCATATCACAACATGCTGATACGATGTCTGACAAGAACAAGGGGGAAAATGCACTCTCCCATTGTCCTAAAACTAATACAGTGTCTGACAAGAACAAGGGAGAAAATGCAGTCTCTCACACTCCTAAATCCAATACAACTGCCGTGCTGCAGGAATCTATGGGTTCAAAGCAGCACCCAGTACGTCCTTTTACACCAGTGGGGTCCCCTTTTCTGGTGAACAGATACAAGTTAGACAATCGTCCTACTGCATTTAGAATCCTTCCACCTTTACCCACTGGTTTTGCTAAT GTTGCTGTGATGAGGGAACACTTTTTACCATACGGCGACATATCCAATGTGGAGCTAGAAGCTGTGGAAGCTTGTAATGGCAGTAGTGAGTCAGAGTTATCAAAAGAGTGCTCGGCTTGCATAAGTTTCATAGCACGTCGCTCAGCAGAGAGGGCATTTACTAGTGGGAAATCCTGGCAAGGACATGATTTGAAATTTGTGTGGCTGCCATCAAGTAACCCTAGCAATGACCAAAGTGGTGGAAGAGAAAACTCACCATCGGCTGCTTCTAAGGAGGGTGGTGAAAATGCAACAGCGGGTATTGTTCCCCAAGAAGTTGCTTCCTCAGGAAGTGAGGAACATGAAAATCAAGAGAAAAAGTGTGTCAAGAATGATGCAATACAAGGCGAAGAAGAATGTCAGGCGAGCCCGATGTCTGATAAGGAAGTCACCTAG
- the LOC133818195 gene encoding pentatricopeptide repeat-containing protein At5g40400, translating into MSRASSTYHVNRIRNIQSNLTLAVRKYFSSNSFSKVNSLLIPSSSSSSQLTVPGVDSKSGLNPLYHLLPPNQNPTNIVNLICSSLRQENTSLSLLQNSIKGLLPHLGTREISRVLLRCQSDHSSALIFFNWVKNDLGLKPTTQNYCLILHILAWSRKFSPAMTLLSELIGMVKDVSPKEDIFQTLVLCTENCNWDPVIFDMLIKAYVKAGMIREGFIAFEKIVEVGFSPSVISCNCLLNGLAKLNYVEQCWHVYEEMGRIGVHPNGYTFNILTRVLCKDEDVEKVNAFIEKMEEEGFDPDVVTYNTLISSYCRKGRLGDAFYLYRIMYRRNVIPDLVSFTALMNGLCRQGRVGEAHQLFHRMVHRGLNPDIVSYNTLIRGYCNDGKIQECRSLLHEMIGNGILPDSFTCRVLVDGYQKEGKLLSALNLVVELKRFEVNISHGIYDYLMVALCRANHPFAAKSLLERISQDGYVPDAIIYNELIESLCRCDYVTEALVLKNNMLHICTKPNLVTYKALVECLCRIHRTAEGESLLREMAESGLSPDTEMCRALVNGYCQESNAAKAESLLEFFAKKFQVFDPQSYNALAKVFSEDGDVVRLLDLQDRMQKVGFLPNSLTCKYVIQGLWKKVQT; encoded by the coding sequence ATGAGTCGAGCTTCATCAACCTATCACGTAAACCGAATCCGAAATATACAAAGCAACTTAACCTTAGCAGTTCGCAAATATTTCTCTTCAAATTCATTCTCTAAGGTTAATTCACTACTCATTCcatcctcttcttcttcatctcaaCTGACGGTCCCTGGTGTAGACTCCAAATCTGGTTTAAACCCACTTTACCATCTTCTTCCGCCGAACCAAAACCCCACCAATATTGTCAATCTCATCTGCTCAAGCCTCAGACAAGAAAACACGAGCCTTTCCCTTCTCCAAAATAGCATAAAAGGCCTTCTTCCTCATCTGGGTACCCGTGAAATTTCAAGGGTTTTGTTGAGATGCCAATCTGATCACTCTTCAGCTCTTATTTTCTTTAATTGGGTTAAAAATGATCTGGGTCTCAAACCTACCACTCAGAACTATTGCCTTATTCTCCATATTTTGGCTTGGTCTCGAAAATTTTCACCCGCCATGACATTGTTATCTGAATTGATAGGGATGGTTAAAGATGTTTCGCCAAAGGAGGACATATTTCAAACTTTGGTCTTGTGTACCGAAAATTGTAACTGGGATCCGGTTATCTTTGATATGCTCATAAAGGCTTATGTAAAAGCAGGTATGATTCGAGAAGGTTTTATTGCTTTTGAAAAGATCGTAGAGGTAGGTTTTTCTCCCAGTGTGATTTCTTGTAATTGTCTTTTGAATGGGTTAGCGAAACTGAATTATGTTGAACAGTGTTGGCATGTTTATGAAGAAATGGGGAGAATTGGAGTACACCCAAATGGTTATACTTTTAATATTTTGACTCGTGTCTTGTGCAAAGATGAGGATGTGGAAAAAGTGAATGCTTTTATAGAAAAGATGGAAGAAGAAGGTTTTGATCCTGATGTTGTTACGTATAACACTCTAATCAGTAGCTACTGCAGAAAAGGTAGACTAGGGGATGCATTTTACTTGTACAGAATCATGTATAGGAGGAATGTCATTCCAGATTTGGTTTCCTTTACTGCCTTGATGAACGGGCTCTGTCGACAGGGAAGAGTGGGGGAGGCTCATCAGCTTTTCCACAGAATGGTCCATAGAGGGTTGAATCCAGACATTGTATCATATAATACTCTTATTCGTGGTTATTGCAATGATGGAAAGATACAAGAATGCAGGTCACTATTGCATGAGATGATTGGGAATGGGATCCTCCCAGACAGTTTCACTTGCAGGGTACTCGTCGATGGATATCAGAAAGAAGGTAAGTTGCTCTCAGCTTTGAATTTGGTTGTAGAACTTAAGAGATTTGAAGTCAATATATCTCATGGTATTTATGACTATCTTATGGTTGCTTTATGTCGAGCAAATCACCCATTTGCTGCTAAGAGTCTTTTGGAAAGAATTTCTCAAGATGGTTATGTGCCTGATGCTATTATCTATAATGAGCTCATTGAGTCTCTATGCAGATGTGATTATGTAACTGAGGCACTAGTTTTAAAGAATAACATGTTACATATCTGCACTAAACCCAACCTTGTCACATACAAAGCTCTTGTGGAATGCTTGTGTAGAATACATAGAACTGCAGAAGGTGAATCCTTACTGAGAGAAATGGCTGAATCTGGTTTATCACCAGACACGGAGATGTGCAGGGCATTAGTAAATGGATATTGCCAAGAAAGTAATGCCGCTAAAGCAGAATCACTTTTGGAATTCTTTGCTAAGAAATTTCAAGTGTTCGACCCACAGAGTTATAATGCACTTGCCAAGGTTTTCAGCGAGGATGGAGATGTGGTCAGGTTGTTGGACTTGCAGGATAGAATGCAGAAAGTAGGTTTTTTACCAAATAGCTTGACGTGCAAGTATGTGATTCAGGGTCTATGGAAAAAAGTACAAACTTAA